The DNA region GGGATCGCCCCCGGTTTGTGGGCCGGCGGCAGCGGCTGGGTCCAGGCCGGTTGCGGCTGGGGGAAGGCCGACGTGTTCGTCGCGCCCTGTTGAGGTTGCTCACCCGGTGGGGGCGGCCACACTCCTGACATGCTGATGCTCCTCGTCGCGACGGCCGGCGAACTCGCTCGGTTGGGGGCATCCTCTCAGAGCGACCCAGCCGACACCGTTGATTTGGAGCCGCCTGCGTACGCGTGACAAGATTCTCTGGTTGCTCCAGTGAATGTGCGCTGGGGTGTGCACACCTTGACTACTGAATCGCGTCACCTGAGCAGGCTGATCAGCCTGTCCGGATGTGGTCTGTGGTCGTCGTGTGCCCATCCCGAAGGCGTGGTTCCAGTGAAGCTGATGGTGAAAGTCCCGTCGAGAAGTCGGCGTTCGCTTGTGAAAAATAAGCGACACGCCCGACCGCGGGGGTCGGAGCCAGAGGTGAGCAACCGGGCCGACTCAGCCGGAGGAAGCCTGTAGCACGCGGCACGCTGACCAAGAAGGACGAGAGAGACAGATGGCGGGACAGAAGATCCGCATCAGGCTCAAGGCCTATGACCACGAGGTGATCGACACCTCGGCGCGAAAGATCGTGGACACGGTCACCCGTACGGGTGCCAAGGTCGCCGGCCCGGTGCCGCTGCCGACCGAGAAGAACGTGTACTGCGTCATCCGCTCGCCCCACAAGTACAAGGACTCGCGCGAGCACTTCGAGATGCGCACCCACAAGCGCCTCATCGACATCATCGACCCGACCCCGAAGACTGTTGACTCCCTCATGCGGCTCGACCTGCCTGCTGGTGTCGACATCGAGATCAAGCTCTGAGGTTGACGACATGACGATCGAACGCAACGTGAAGGGTCTCCTGGGCACCAAGCTCGGCATGACCCAGCTCTGGGACGAGAACAACGTCGTCGTCCCCGTGACCGTGATCGCGGCGAACACCAACGTCGTGACCCAGGTCCGCACTCCCGAGGTCGACGGCTACAACGCCGTGCAGATCGGCTACGGCGAGATCGACGGCCGCAAGGTGAACAAGCCGGGCGCCGGCCAGTTCGAGAAGGCCGGCACCACGCCGCGCCGCCACCTGGCCGAGATCCGCACCGCCGACGCCGCGTCGTACTCCGCCGGCCAGGAGCTCTCCGTCGACACCTTCGCCGTGGGCGAGGAGATCGACGTGACGGGCACCTCGAAGGGTAAGGGTTTCGCGGGCACCATGAAGCGCCACGGCTTTGCCGGCGTCAGCGCTTCGCACGGTGCTCACCGCAACCACCGCAAGCCGGGATCGATCGGCGCGTGCGCCACCCCGGGTCGCGTGTTCAAGGGCGTCCGCATGGCCGGCCACATGGGTACTGACACCGTCACCACCCAGAACCTGACCGTGCACGCCGTCGACACCGAGAAGGGCCTCATCCTGGTCAAGGGCGCCATTCCTGGCCCCAAGGGTGGCCTCGTGGTCCTCCGCTCGGCTGCTAAGAAGCTGGAGGCCTGATCATGGCTATCAAGACCGTCAAGGTCGACTTCCCGGCTGAGATCTTCGATGTTGAGCTCAACATCCCGCTGATCCACCAGGTCGTCGTCGCGCAGCAGGCCGCTGCGCGCCAGGGCACGCACGCCACCAAGACCCGCGGCGAGGTCCGCGGTGGTGGCCGCAAGCCCTACAAGCAGAAGGGCACCGGTCGCGCCCGCCAGGGTTCGACCCGCGCGCCGCAGTTCGCCGGTGGTGGCACCGTCCACGGCCCGCAGCCGCGTGACTACAGCCAGCGCACCCCCAAGAAGATGAAGGCCGCCGCCCTCCGCGGTGCCCTCTCCGACCGGGCTCGCGCCGGCCAGATCCACGTGGCCGAGTTCGCCTTCGAGGCGCCCTCGACCAAGACCGCGCTGACCGCCCTCAAGGCGATCTCCGACGCGAAGCGCTTCCTCGTGGTGCTGGACCGTTCCGAGTCCGCCGCCGCGCTGAGCCTGCGCAACGCGCCCGAGGTGCACCTGCTCTGGGCCGACCAGCTCAACACCTACGACGTCCTCGTCTCCGACGACGTGGTCTTCTCCAAGCCGGCCTACGAGATCTTCGTCTCGGGCAAGCCGGTCGTCGCTGCCAAGGAGACCGTCACCATCGGTGAGGTCGAGAAGGACGCGGCCAAGAAGCCCGCCGCCGAGCCCGCCAAGGATGCCGACCTTCCCGAGGGCGCTGTCGCGCCGCTCGAGGACGGTTCCGCTCCCGAGGGCTTCGACATCAAGGGCAACGTCAAGGGCAAGGACAAGAAGTTCCACGCTCCGGGCGGCCGTTGGTACGAGTCCACCAAGGCGGAGTTCTACTTCAAGTCCGCCGAGGACGCCATCGCCGCAGGCTTCGTCGAGGCCGGCAAGAAGAAGGCTGAGGAGGCTGACAAGTGAGCACGCTGCACTACGACCCCCGCGACATCCTGATCGCGCCGGTGGTCTCCGAGAAGAGCTACGGCCTCCTCGACCAGAACAAGTACACCTTCATCGTTCGCCCCGACGCGAACAAGACCGAGATCAAGATCGCGGTCGAGAAGGTGTTCGACGTCAAGGTGACCTCGGTCAACACGATCAACCGCAAGGGCAAGGCCCGCCGTACGCGTTACGGCCTGGGCAAGCGCCCCGACACCAAGCGCGCGATCGTCTCCCTGGCTGAGGGCGACCGCATCGACATCTTCGGCGCGTGAGAAGGACTGACTGAACATGGCTATTCGTAAGTACAAGCCGACCACCCCGGGCCGTCGTGGCTCGTCGGTGGCCGACTTCGCCGAGATCACTCGGACCACGCCCGAGAAGTCGCTGACCAAGCCCCTCCCCAAGAAGGGCGGCCGCAACAACCAGGGTCGCGTGACCACGCGTCACCAGGGTGGCGGTCACAAGCGTGCGTACCGGATCATCGACTTCCGTCGCTACGACAAGGACGGCGTGCCGGCCAAGGTCGCTCACATCGAGTACGACCCGAACCGCACCGCCCGTATCGCCCTGCTGCACTACTTCGACGGCGAGAAGCGCTACATCCTCGCGCCCGTCGGCGTGAGCCAGGGCACCGTCGTGGAGTCCGGCCCGACCGCTGACATCAAGCCCGGCAACAACCTGCCGCTGCGCAACATCCCGGTTGGTACCACCATCCACAATGTTGAGCTGCGTCCGGGTGGCGGCGCGAAGATCGCCCGCTCCGCCGGCATGAGCGCCCAGCTGGTCGCTCGCGAGGGCTCCAAGGCCACGCTGCGTATGCCTTCGGGTGAGATGCGCTTCGTCGACGTGCGCTGCCGCGCCACCGTCGGCGAGGTCGGCAACGCCGAGCAGTCCAACATCAACTGGGGTAAGGCCGGCCGCATGCGGTGGAAGGGCGTTCGCCCGACCGTCCGTGGTGTCGTCATGAACCCGGTCGACCACCCGCACGGTGGTGGTGAGGGTAAGACCTCTGGTGGCCGTCACCCGGTCAGCCCCTGGGGTAAGCCCGAGGGCCGTACGCGCAAGCGCAAGGCCTCTGACTCGCAGATCATCCGCCGCCGTAAGAGCGGGAAGGGTAGGAAGTAAGCAATGCCTCGCAGCCTGAAGAAGGGCCCCTTCATCGACGATCACCTTCAGAAGAAGGTCGACGCCGAGAACGAGAAGGGCACCCACAACGTCATCAAGACCTGGTCGCGCCGGTCGATGATCGTGCCCGAGATGATCGGTCACACCATCGCCGTGCACGACGGTCGCAAGCACGTCCCGGTCTTCGTGTCCGACTCCATGGTCGGTCACAAGCTGGGCGAGTTCGCCCCGACCCGCACTTTCAAGGGTCACATCAAGGACGACCGGAAGGGACGCCGTCGATGAGCACCACCGAGCGTGTGCGCGTAAGCGCCCGCCGCGACTCCCTGCTCGGCGACCAGCCGGGCGCCTTCGCGAGTGCCCGCTTCGTGCGGATCACCCCGCTGAAGGCGCGCCGGGTCGTCGACCTGGTCCGCGGCCTGCCTGTCGACGAGGCCCTGTCCCTGCTGCAGTTCGCGCCGCAGGCAGCCTCCGAGACTGTCTACAAGGTTCTCGAGAGCGCCATCGCCAACGCGGTGTCGACCGAGGGTCTGGACCGTGACGACCTCGTCGTCTCGGTCGCCATGGTCGACGAAGGTCCGACCATGAAGCGCTGGCGTCCCCGCGCCCAGGGCCGTGCGACCCGCATCAACAAGCGGACCTCGCACATCACCCTGGTCGTGCAGCCGGCCGACGTCGTCGAGAAGGGCGGTAAGAAGTAATGGGTCAGAAGATCAACCCGAACGGCTTCCGCCTGGGCATCTCGACCGACCACAAGTCGCGTTGGTACGCCGACAAGCAGTACAAGGAGTACGTCGGCGAGGACGTCAAGATCCGCAAGCTCCTGTCGAAGGGCATGGAGCGGGCCGGCATCGCCAAGGTCGAGATCGAGCGCACCCGTGACCGCGTCCGTGTGGACATCCACACCGCGCGTCCGGGCATCGTGATCGGCCGCCGCGGCGCCGAGGCCGACCGCCTCCGCACCGAGCTGGAGAAGCTCACCGGCAAGCAGGTCCAGCTGAACATCCTCGAGGTCAAGAACCCCGAGGTCGACGCTCAGCTGGTCGCCCAGGGTGTCGCCGAGCAGCTCAGCGGTCGCGTGCAGTTCCGCCGCGCGATGCGCAAGGCCATGCAGACCACCATGCGCTCCGGTGCCAAGGGCATCCGGATCCAGTGCTCGGGTCGTCTGAACGGCGCCGAGATGTCGCGTACGGAGTTCTACCGCGAGGGCCGCGTCCCGCTGCACACGCTGCGTGCCGACATCGACTACGGCTTCTACGAGGCCCGCACGACCTTCGGCCGCATCGGCGTGAAGGTCTGGATCTACAAGGGCGAGGTCTCCGGATCGCGCGCCGAGCGTCAGGCCGCCCAGGCCGCCCGTGCGGGCGTCCCGGGTCGCGGTGGCAACGACCGTCGCGGTGGCCGCGGCGACCGTCCGTCGCGTGGCTCCCGTGGGGACCGCCCGAACCGCGCTGACCGCGCGGCGAAGACTGAGGCGCCGGCTGCCGCTGAGGCTCCCGCCGCCGAGACCACGTCCCAGGAGGGCTGACCCATGCTGATGCCCCGTCGCGTCAAGCACCGCAAGCAGCACCACCCCAAGCGCACCGGCGTGGCCAAGGGTGGCACCAAGCTGGCCTTCGGTGACTACGGCATCCAGGCGATCGAGGGTCACTACGTGACCAACCGCCAGATCGAGGCAGCGCGTATCGCGATGACTCGTCACATCAAGCGAGGCGGCAAGGTGTGGATCAACATCTACCCCGACGTCCCGCTGACCAAGAAGCCTGCCGAGACCCGCATGGGTTCCGGTAAGGGTTCGCCCGAGTGGTGGGTGGCCAACGTCAAGCCGGGCCGCGTCATGTTCGAGCTCTCCGGAGTCGACGAGAACACGGCCCGCGAGGCGATGCGCCGCGCGATCCACAAGCTGCCCATGAAGTGCCGTTTCATCACGCGAGAGGCTGGTGAGTTCTGATGGCTAACTCCCTGCAGGCGTTCGAGCTGGACGAGCTCACCGACGTCGACCTCGAGGCGAAGCTGCGCGAGGCGAAGGAGGAGCTGTTCAACCTCCGGTTCCAGGCGGCCACCGGCCAGCTGGAGAGCCACGGTCGGCTCCGCACCGTCAAGAAGGACATCGCCCGGATCTACACCGTGGTGCGCGAGCGCGAGCTCGGCATTCGCGTGGCCCCGGGCACCGAGACCACCGAGGAGGCCTGAGATGGCTGACACCACTGAGACCACCGAGCGCAACACGCGCAAGGTGCGCGAGGGCCTCGTCGTCAGCGACAAGATGGACAAGACCATCGTCGTCGAGGTCGAGGACCGCGTGAAGCACCCGCTCTACGGCAAGGTCATGCGCCGTAGCAGCAAGCTCAAGGCTCACGACGAGCAGAACACCGCCGGCATCGGCGACCGCGTCCTGGTCATGGAGACCCGGCCGCTGTCCGCGACCAAGCGGTGGCGCCTCGTCGAGGTCGTCGAGCGCGCCAAGTGATCCTCGTCTCTTAGGAGACGGATCCG from Nocardioides luteus includes:
- the rpsJ gene encoding 30S ribosomal protein S10; this translates as MAGQKIRIRLKAYDHEVIDTSARKIVDTVTRTGAKVAGPVPLPTEKNVYCVIRSPHKYKDSREHFEMRTHKRLIDIIDPTPKTVDSLMRLDLPAGVDIEIKL
- the rplV gene encoding 50S ribosomal protein L22, which encodes MSTTERVRVSARRDSLLGDQPGAFASARFVRITPLKARRVVDLVRGLPVDEALSLLQFAPQAASETVYKVLESAIANAVSTEGLDRDDLVVSVAMVDEGPTMKRWRPRAQGRATRINKRTSHITLVVQPADVVEKGGKK
- the rpsC gene encoding 30S ribosomal protein S3; the protein is MGQKINPNGFRLGISTDHKSRWYADKQYKEYVGEDVKIRKLLSKGMERAGIAKVEIERTRDRVRVDIHTARPGIVIGRRGAEADRLRTELEKLTGKQVQLNILEVKNPEVDAQLVAQGVAEQLSGRVQFRRAMRKAMQTTMRSGAKGIRIQCSGRLNGAEMSRTEFYREGRVPLHTLRADIDYGFYEARTTFGRIGVKVWIYKGEVSGSRAERQAAQAARAGVPGRGGNDRRGGRGDRPSRGSRGDRPNRADRAAKTEAPAAAEAPAAETTSQEG
- the rpsQ gene encoding 30S ribosomal protein S17, yielding MADTTETTERNTRKVREGLVVSDKMDKTIVVEVEDRVKHPLYGKVMRRSSKLKAHDEQNTAGIGDRVLVMETRPLSATKRWRLVEVVERAK
- the rplW gene encoding 50S ribosomal protein L23, which codes for MSTLHYDPRDILIAPVVSEKSYGLLDQNKYTFIVRPDANKTEIKIAVEKVFDVKVTSVNTINRKGKARRTRYGLGKRPDTKRAIVSLAEGDRIDIFGA
- the rplD gene encoding 50S ribosomal protein L4, sunset domain variant, translating into MAIKTVKVDFPAEIFDVELNIPLIHQVVVAQQAAARQGTHATKTRGEVRGGGRKPYKQKGTGRARQGSTRAPQFAGGGTVHGPQPRDYSQRTPKKMKAAALRGALSDRARAGQIHVAEFAFEAPSTKTALTALKAISDAKRFLVVLDRSESAAALSLRNAPEVHLLWADQLNTYDVLVSDDVVFSKPAYEIFVSGKPVVAAKETVTIGEVEKDAAKKPAAEPAKDADLPEGAVAPLEDGSAPEGFDIKGNVKGKDKKFHAPGGRWYESTKAEFYFKSAEDAIAAGFVEAGKKKAEEADK
- the rplB gene encoding 50S ribosomal protein L2; this encodes MAIRKYKPTTPGRRGSSVADFAEITRTTPEKSLTKPLPKKGGRNNQGRVTTRHQGGGHKRAYRIIDFRRYDKDGVPAKVAHIEYDPNRTARIALLHYFDGEKRYILAPVGVSQGTVVESGPTADIKPGNNLPLRNIPVGTTIHNVELRPGGGAKIARSAGMSAQLVAREGSKATLRMPSGEMRFVDVRCRATVGEVGNAEQSNINWGKAGRMRWKGVRPTVRGVVMNPVDHPHGGGEGKTSGGRHPVSPWGKPEGRTRKRKASDSQIIRRRKSGKGRK
- the rplC gene encoding 50S ribosomal protein L3, whose product is MTIERNVKGLLGTKLGMTQLWDENNVVVPVTVIAANTNVVTQVRTPEVDGYNAVQIGYGEIDGRKVNKPGAGQFEKAGTTPRRHLAEIRTADAASYSAGQELSVDTFAVGEEIDVTGTSKGKGFAGTMKRHGFAGVSASHGAHRNHRKPGSIGACATPGRVFKGVRMAGHMGTDTVTTQNLTVHAVDTEKGLILVKGAIPGPKGGLVVLRSAAKKLEA
- the rplP gene encoding 50S ribosomal protein L16, which produces MLMPRRVKHRKQHHPKRTGVAKGGTKLAFGDYGIQAIEGHYVTNRQIEAARIAMTRHIKRGGKVWINIYPDVPLTKKPAETRMGSGKGSPEWWVANVKPGRVMFELSGVDENTAREAMRRAIHKLPMKCRFITREAGEF
- the rpsS gene encoding 30S ribosomal protein S19, encoding MPRSLKKGPFIDDHLQKKVDAENEKGTHNVIKTWSRRSMIVPEMIGHTIAVHDGRKHVPVFVSDSMVGHKLGEFAPTRTFKGHIKDDRKGRRR
- the rpmC gene encoding 50S ribosomal protein L29, yielding MANSLQAFELDELTDVDLEAKLREAKEELFNLRFQAATGQLESHGRLRTVKKDIARIYTVVRERELGIRVAPGTETTEEA